A genomic segment from Carassius auratus strain Wakin chromosome 25, ASM336829v1, whole genome shotgun sequence encodes:
- the LOC113042949 gene encoding tyrosine--tRNA ligase, mitochondrial-like, translating into MAASIARSCCRVHSGVILRKTSYLKTSFHSSPSSRSGLLLSLHNRGLLKESFPEHAAQAELPELLRSAPQTVYCGFDPTADSLHAGNLLAIIGLLHFRAAGHDVIALLGGATVQIGDPSGRSAERERLSPAAVEQNSRGILESLHRIFTHHELYFCPDSSRLGRLTVLNNRSWYKDWSVLEFFSEVGRSFRMGTMLSRHSVQSRLKGAEGMSFTEFSYQIFQAFDFYRLHQLHGCRIQLGGADQLGNIMSGHELIHRKTGEEVYGLTVPLVTTSMGDKLGKTAGNAVWLNRDKTSPFDFYQYFLRLPDNRVEGYLKLFTFLSLAEVEKVMEQQKQDPGKRIAHKRLAAEVTKLVHGKEGLESAKRCTNALYHSNIEALEQMSDTELQELFREAPFHEVFLDPGTTVLDACRRAQAIPEGPRGYQMIKDGGVWINHQRVANPEQVLVVGQHILSNGLSLIRVGKRNFYILKWLSM; encoded by the exons ATGGCTGCGTCCATTGCGCGGTCATGCTGTCGAGTTCATTCAGGAGTCattttaagaaaaacatcttACCTAAAAACTTCATTCCATAGTTCTCCATCTAGCAGAAGCGGGCTGCTTTTATCACTGCATAACAGAGGCCTCCTGAAAGAGTCGTTCCCTGAGCACGCGGCGCAAGCGGAACTCCCGGAGCTGCTCCGGTCCGCTCCGCAGACCGTCTACTGCGGCTTCGACCCGACAGCGGACAGCCTGCACGCCGGGAACCTGCTCGCCATCATCGGCCTGCTGCACTTCAGAGCCGCGGGGCACGACGTCATCGCGCTGCTCGGCGGAGCCACGGTGCAGATCGGGGATCCGAGCGGGAGGTCTGCCGAGAGAGAGCGCCTCTCCCCGGCCGCGGTGGAGCAGAACTCCCGCGGGATTCTAGAGAGCCTCCACCGGATCTTCACCCACCACGAGCTGTACTTCTGCCCGGATTCGAGCAGGCTAGGCCGGCTCACGGTGCTCAATAACCGCAGCTGGTACAAGGACTGGAGCGTGCTGGAGTTCTTCTCGGAGGTCGGCAGGAGTTTTCGGATGGGGACGATGCTCAGCCGGCACAGCGTTCAGTCTCGGCTCAAGGGCGCGGAGGGCATGAGCTTCACCGAGTTCTCCTACCAGATCTTCCAGGCCTTTGACTTCTACCGTCTGCATCAGCTGCACGGCTGCAGGATCCAGCTGGGCGGAGCCGATCAGCTGGGGAACATCATGAGCGGACACGAGCTCATACACAG AAAGACGGGAGAGGAAGTGTACGGCCTGACGGTTCCTCTCGTCACCACCTCGATGGGAGATAAACTGGGGAAGACGGCCGGCAACGCTGTGTGGCTGAACAGAGATAAAACCTCGCCCTTCGACTTCTACCAGTACTTCCTCCGCTTGCCAGATAACAGAGTAGAGGG GTACCTGAAGCTCTTCACCTTCCTGTCTCTGGCCGAGGTGGAGAAGGTGATGGAGCAGCAGAAGCAGGATCCGGGCAAACGCATCGCCCACAAACGTCTGGCTGCTGAAGTCACCAAGCTGGTCCACGGAAAAGAGGGCTTAGAAAGCGCCAAAAG GTGCACCAATGCTCTGTACCACAGTAATATCGAGGCTCTGGAGCAGATGAGTGACACTGAACTCCAGGAGCTTTTCCGCGAGGCTCCGTTCCACGAGGTTTTCCTGGATCCAGGAACGACAGTGTTGGATGCCTGCAGGAGAGCACAAGCCATCCCCGAGGGACCACGCGG GTATCAGATGATCAAGGACGGGGGCGTTTGGATCAACCACCAGAGGGTAGCAAACCCCGAGCAAGTTCTGGTTGTGGGACAACACATTCTCTCTAACGGACTCAGCCTGATCCGAGTGGGAAAGAGGAACTTTTACATCCTAAAGTGGCTGAGCATGTGA